In a single window of the Rhodoferax saidenbachensis genome:
- a CDS encoding putative motility protein — MTESPQSTTMNIASTPAVQAATAAAQGPTSDALNILVLKKALNQQAVAAATLIQSLPPVPALATSGSVGTRLNTFA, encoded by the coding sequence ATGACAGAAAGCCCTCAAAGCACCACCATGAACATCGCCAGCACCCCCGCCGTACAAGCCGCCACTGCCGCCGCGCAGGGCCCCACGTCGGACGCGTTGAACATTCTGGTGCTCAAGAAGGCGCTGAACCAGCAGGCCGTGGCCGCCGCCACGCTGATCCAGTCCCTGCCGCCCGTGCCCGCCCTGGCCACCAGCGGCAGCGTTGGCA